In Helicoverpa zea isolate HzStark_Cry1AcR chromosome 3, ilHelZeax1.1, whole genome shotgun sequence, the sequence AATGGTAAAAATAGGTGAAACAAATTGTTTTTCACATGGGGTGCAGCGAGAAATAAAACCTGCTTCTAACATTTCAGAAATACACTCATCAATAACCTTCGTTTCTATTAGCGTGTATGGTTTTGGTTTTGCAATATTTGTCTGATATGGATCACAACGGAATGGAATCCTGTACCCCTTAATCCAAGACAGGATAGTTTTGTCGTTTGTGATACGAAGCCATTCGTGATAAAAGTACCGGAGTCTACCGGCTGTGGgtatattattaattacctGTGATGGAGTTGTTAACTTCGTCGAGATTGTGGGTAATTGTTCCGCGGCCGTGTCTTCCTCGTCGTCGGTACACGACGCTGGTCTCGTGGCGCCGACGGCGGTGGTGGCTGGCGCCGATTCCGGCTGGGGTACACTCGCGGTTCGGCGGCTGGTGCACGCGGTGCCCCCCAAGCGTTTAAAGATCCAGGATAACGAGATGTGGATGTGCTGGGTTGCCCACGCTGTGGCTGATTAGACTTGGCTGTATTTGAGCTGAATCTAAGCTCTGAGGCAGACATCGATATGGCCTTGGATGATTTTAGATACTCAGACAAGTTAGCACCGAACAAATAATcatctatttttgtattttttattatttctcgtTTTTGCTTGCTTAAGGAATTCACGATAGCAAATCTTCTAGAAAGAGATTCCCTATGATGTGTATCGCATAGCAGGCGCCCAGCGTCGCTCAGTATTTTTATGATTTCTTGAGGGACGTTGTCTTTTTGTGACAAGACTAAATTAAGTGCTTTGCCAATTGCTGAAATACAGCTGgacatttgattttgtttttgttcgctGTACGAATCTCTTTTGATATTATTATCCGAGAGTGCTGATTTTATTTCCGGATTCAATAAAGGTGCTTTCATATTTGTGCAATTTTCAGCAGGCAGGTATTGTTTTAGAATATCGAGTTTCTCCTCCTTAGAAAGTCCATTAGTTAAGATGTGCTTCCACCTCGTAGCGAGATCTTTATGTAAATGATCTccaaatgatttattttgtgtaggatCTGAGCCTAATAGTTGCAAAATATCTGGGTCCAGGTCCTCGCTTTCGTCTACTACTCCGTCGGTTTCTGTTTGCATCTCAATACTTGGGATCTCATCTGCAATTacgcaaaaacatattttacgtATGAGATTTTGTTATACCCAATACATATCCACACACGATAAACGTCGGGATAGCAATGTTAGCGTAAAACGCGCTGGATAACTATGTAGTTATCTGGCATCCACACACGATATACGTCGGGATAGCTCTACAGCAATGGGTACCCACACATGGTATACATGAGGGCCCATATAGTCAGTTGTGATTAATAGGTACTCAGTAGTTTCTACAATCTCACATCTTATAAATGACGGTAGATGAAAATAACTCacaaatttttcaaacaatgttCTAAATAACAGGGGAAATAAGTTTAAGTACTCACCTCGACGTTCAAGATCACTAACTATATCCAGACGTTACAGGTCGATAGTGTCATGGCGGAGTGCATAGTGGTGGGAAAAAATTAgtcataaaaatacttttatttttttgacagGTCTAAAAGCATATTTAAATAAGCTATAAAAGTGTGATTAGGACAGCATCAACTCGCGTACTGCTGCATGTAAACTGTAATCATCTTCGGGAGAGATACgaagtataattattatattattataattttcagttATTATATCTActcattgttatattttttaattaagatatttAAACTATAATTCTAAAACTGAAATACCAAAAGATGTTATTGGGAATGTAGTCGATAGTTCGAAGGCTAGTAATAAATCTATTCATATGATAAGACATAtcacatttaaattaatagtaGTGAGAAacgtattacaaaaatattcagacCAGACAAATATCAACTAGTCTgtgtgggaatcgaacccacaaaCACTCGGTTTAGATGGTTGAAGAACATGTTATATTGCGTTCAATATTGATGCGCCCAGGTCTTAACCAATAAACCAAACGTGTCgtcaaatatgtaattaaataggGGACCACATCATGCACTTTGTTTTTAGCGTGTATGATACACCcgaatatatattatatataatatatcatAAACGCTTCAAGCAAAGTGAACATTAgacttttaacaaataaatgagattaaaataatacttacataatGAACTGATGACTTTATCGAATAGGTAGTTGTTTCAAAAACTGATACTTCTTGATGAGTATATGTACTGGCACAAACACGTACGTAACTTGAAGTGTTTACTAGCAGCTCTAAGCAGAAAGTATTGAACCATAGAATTTGACATTCCTATTAATAGGCACCAATACTTCATTAGTGTGAACGCATTAGTATTTCATCCCTATACGTGTGTGTAAAAAAATGATGATCAGAAGAAAAATTATGTCAAGTTTGACTACTTATGTGAATGAGGATTCCGTTCACATTAATTCCTTATGATTTATATTAATCAATGTTCGAAT encodes:
- the LOC124645977 gene encoding uncharacterized protein LOC124645977 → MQTETDGVVDESEDLDPDILQLLGSDPTQNKSFGDHLHKDLATRWKHILTNGLSKEEKLDILKQYLPAENCTNMKAPLLNPEIKSALSDNNIKRDSYSEQKQNQMSSCISAIGKALNLVLSQKDNVPQEIIKILSDAGRLLCDTHHRESLSRRFAIVNSLSKQKREIIKNTKIDDYLFGANLSEYLKSSKAISMSASELRFSSNTAKSNQPQRGQPSTSTSRYPGSLNAWGAPRAPAAEPRVYPSRNRRQPPPPSAPRDQRRVPTTRKTRPRNNYPQSRRS